A single Panthera tigris isolate Pti1 chromosome A3, P.tigris_Pti1_mat1.1, whole genome shotgun sequence DNA region contains:
- the MRPS5 gene encoding 28S ribosomal protein S5, mitochondrial isoform X1: MAAVVRAAGCLPALCGLPAGHIWSRQLYLNTFPTASILALKTVLSNGPLSSPGTRGSRHFASLTRALQTQCCISSPSNLMGHQYRSYSFFTKLTADELWKGALAETGAGARKGRGKRTKKKRRKDLNRGQIIGEGRHGFLWPGLNVPLMRDGAVQTIAQRSKEDQEKIEAEMVQQREEWDRKRKMKVKRERGWSGNTWGGVSLGPPDPGPNGETYDDFDTRILEVRNVFNMTAKEGRKRSVRVLVAVGNGRGAAGFAIGKATERADAFRKAKNRAVQYLHYVERYEDHTIFHDISLTFKRTHIKMKKKPRGYGLRCHRAIITICRLIGIKDMYAKVSGSVNMLNLTRGLFRGLSHQETHQQLADKKSLHVVEFREECGPLPIVVASPTGALRKDPEPEDDIPDIRLDWEEVRAAQGMKRSAWSNLKRGAT; the protein is encoded by the exons ATGGCGGCGGTGGTACGAGCTGCAGGCTGCCTCCCTGCGCTGTGTGGCTTGCCGGCGG gtCACATATGGTCCAGGCAGCTTTACCTAAACACCTTTCCAACAGCTTCCATTTTGGCATTGAAGACTGTTCTCAGCAATG GCCCTTTGTCATCTCCAGGAACCAGAGGCAGCCGTCATTTTGCCAGCTTGACCCGTGCGCTACAGACACAATGCTGTATTTCTTCTCCCAGTAACTTGATGGGCCACCAGTATAGATCCTATAGTTTCTTCACTAAAT TGACAGCAGATGAGCTATGGAAAGGGGCTTTAGCAGAGACTGGTGCAGgagcaagaaaaggaagaggcaaaagaactaagaaaaagagaagaaaggatttgAACAGGGGTCAGATCATTGGTGAAG GGCGTCATGGCTTCCTATGGCCTGGTCTCAATGTCCCTCTCATGAGAGACGGAGCTGTGCAGACCATTGCCCAAAGAAGCAAGGAAGACCAGGAGAAGATAGAGGCGGAGATGGTCCAGCAGAGGGAAGAGTGGGACcggaagaggaagatgaaggtTAAACGGGAGCGAGGATGGAGTGGAAACACGTGGGGAGGCGTCAGTCTTGGCCCCCCGGACCCTGGTCCCAATGGAG AAACATATGATGATTTTGATACCAGAATACTGGAG GTAAGAAATGTTTTCAACATGACagcaaaagagggaagaaagagatcaGTCCGAGTCCTGGTCGCTGTGGGGAATGGCAGAGGAGCCGCAG gttttgccATTGGGAAAGCCACTGAACGAGCAGATGCTTTCAGAAAA gcAAAGAACAGAGCAGTACAATATTTACACTATGTAGAACGGTACGAAGACCATACAA TATTCCACGATATTTCTTTGACATTTAAAAGGACGCATatcaagatgaagaaaaaaccCAGAG GCTACGGCCTCCGCTGCCATCGGGCCATCATCACCATCTGCCGGCTCATTGGCATTAAAGACATGTATGCCAAGGTCTCTGGGTCCGTCAACATGCTCAACCTCACACGAGGCCTCTTCCGTGGGCTTTCCCACCAG GAAACCCACCAACAACTGGCTGATAAGAAGAGTCTCCATGTCGTGGAATTCCGGGAGGAATGTGGCCCTCTACCCATCGTGGTGGCCTCCCCCACGGGGGCCTTGAGAAAGGATCCGGAGCCGGAAGATGACATTCCAGACATCCGACTGGACTGGGAAGAAGTGAGGGCGGCGCAGGGAATGAAGCGCTCGGCGTGGTCAAATTTAAAGAGAGGTGCTACTTGA
- the MRPS5 gene encoding 28S ribosomal protein S5, mitochondrial isoform X2 — translation MAWSQCPSHERRSCADHCPKKQGRPGEDRGGDGPAEGRVGPEEEDEETYDDFDTRILEVRNVFNMTAKEGRKRSVRVLVAVGNGRGAAGFAIGKATERADAFRKAKNRAVQYLHYVERYEDHTIFHDISLTFKRTHIKMKKKPRGYGLRCHRAIITICRLIGIKDMYAKVSGSVNMLNLTRGLFRGLSHQETHQQLADKKSLHVVEFREECGPLPIVVASPTGALRKDPEPEDDIPDIRLDWEEVRAAQGMKRSAWSNLKRGAT, via the exons ATGGCCTGGTCTCAATGTCCCTCTCATGAGAGACGGAGCTGTGCAGACCATTGCCCAAAGAAGCAAGGAAGACCAGGAGAAGATAGAGGCGGAGATGGTCCAGCAGAGGGAAGAGTGGGACcggaagaggaagatgaag AAACATATGATGATTTTGATACCAGAATACTGGAG GTAAGAAATGTTTTCAACATGACagcaaaagagggaagaaagagatcaGTCCGAGTCCTGGTCGCTGTGGGGAATGGCAGAGGAGCCGCAG gttttgccATTGGGAAAGCCACTGAACGAGCAGATGCTTTCAGAAAA gcAAAGAACAGAGCAGTACAATATTTACACTATGTAGAACGGTACGAAGACCATACAA TATTCCACGATATTTCTTTGACATTTAAAAGGACGCATatcaagatgaagaaaaaaccCAGAG GCTACGGCCTCCGCTGCCATCGGGCCATCATCACCATCTGCCGGCTCATTGGCATTAAAGACATGTATGCCAAGGTCTCTGGGTCCGTCAACATGCTCAACCTCACACGAGGCCTCTTCCGTGGGCTTTCCCACCAG GAAACCCACCAACAACTGGCTGATAAGAAGAGTCTCCATGTCGTGGAATTCCGGGAGGAATGTGGCCCTCTACCCATCGTGGTGGCCTCCCCCACGGGGGCCTTGAGAAAGGATCCGGAGCCGGAAGATGACATTCCAGACATCCGACTGGACTGGGAAGAAGTGAGGGCGGCGCAGGGAATGAAGCGCTCGGCGTGGTCAAATTTAAAGAGAGGTGCTACTTGA